One Myotis daubentonii chromosome 3, mMyoDau2.1, whole genome shotgun sequence genomic window carries:
- the SLC35A5 gene encoding probable UDP-sugar transporter protein SLC35A5 isoform X2 — translation MKAMAVIFSNFSIITTALLFRIVLKRHLNWIQWASLVILFLCIVALTAGTKTSQHNLAGHGFHHDAFFSPSNSCLVFRSECPRKDNCTAKEWTFSDSKWNATVRVFSHIRLGLGHVLIIVQCFTSSMANIYSEKILKEGKQLTENIFIQNSKLYFFGILFNGLTLGLQSSKRDQIKNCGFFYGHNAFSLALIFVTAFQGLSVAFILKFLDNMFHVLMAQVTTVIITTVSVLVFDFRPSLEFFLEAPSALLAVFIYNASKSRDMEYRPRQERIRDLRGHLWERSSGDGEELERLTKPKNAIESDEDTF, via the exons ATGAAG gCCATGGCTGTTATCTTCTCGAATTTTAGCATTATAACAACGGCTCTTCTATTCAGGATAGTACTGAA GAGACATCTAAACTGGATACAATGGGCTTCCCTCGTCAttctatttttgtgtattgtgGCCCTTACTGCTGGGACCAAAACGTCGCAGCATAACCTAGCAGGACATGGATTTCACCACGACGCCTTCTTCAGCCCATCCAATTCCTGCCTTGTTTTCAGAAGTGAGTGTCCCAGAAAAGACAATTGCACAGCGAAGGAGTGGACTTTTTCTGACTCTAAGTGGAATGCCACAGTCAGGGTTTTCAGTCACATTCGTCTCGGCTTGGGCCATGTCCTTATTATAGTCCAGTGTTTTACTTCTTCAATGGCCAATATCTATAGTGAAAAGATATTGAAGGAGGGGAAGCAGCTCACTGAAAATATCTTCATACAGAACAGCAAACTCTATTTCTTTGGCATTCTTTTTAATGGGCTTACCCTGGGCCTTCAGAGCAGTAAACGTGATCAGATTAAGAACTGTGGGTTTTTCTATGGCCACAATGCGTTTTCACTAGCCCTTATTTTTGTAACTGCATTCCAGGGCCTCTCGGTGGCTTTTATTCTGAAGTTTTTGGATAACATGTTCCATGTCTTGATGGCCCAGGTCACCACTGTCATTATCACAACAGTGTCTGTCCTGGTCTTTGACTTCAGGCCCTCTTTGGAGTTTTTCTTAGAAGCCCCATCAGCTCTTCTGGCTGTGTTTATTTATAATGCCAGCAAGTCCCGAGATATGGAATATCGACCTAGGCAAGAAAGGATCCGAGATCTACGTGGCCATCTTTGGGAGCGCTCCAGTGGG GATGGAGAAGAACTGGAAAGACTTACCAAACCCAAGAATGCCATTGAGTCAGATGAAGATACTTTCTAA
- the SLC35A5 gene encoding probable UDP-sugar transporter protein SLC35A5 isoform X1: MESKCCGHPMLCSLSTMYTFLLGTIFIALSSSRILLVKYSANEENKYDYLPTTVNVCSELVKLVFCVLVSFWVIKKENHQSRNLKCASWREFFNFMKWSIPAFLYFLDNLIVFYVLSYLQPAMAVIFSNFSIITTALLFRIVLKRHLNWIQWASLVILFLCIVALTAGTKTSQHNLAGHGFHHDAFFSPSNSCLVFRSECPRKDNCTAKEWTFSDSKWNATVRVFSHIRLGLGHVLIIVQCFTSSMANIYSEKILKEGKQLTENIFIQNSKLYFFGILFNGLTLGLQSSKRDQIKNCGFFYGHNAFSLALIFVTAFQGLSVAFILKFLDNMFHVLMAQVTTVIITTVSVLVFDFRPSLEFFLEAPSALLAVFIYNASKSRDMEYRPRQERIRDLRGHLWERSSGDGEELERLTKPKNAIESDEDTF; encoded by the exons ATGGAAAGCAAGTGCTGTGGTCATCCCATGTTATGCTCCTTGTCAACAATGTATACATTCTTGCTAGGGACCATATTTATTGCTTTAAGCTCAAGTCGCATCCTATTGGTAAAATATTCAGCCAATGAAG AGAACAAATATGATTATCTTCCAACTACTGTGAATGTGTGCTCAGAACTAGTGAAGCTGGTTTTCTGTGTGCTTGTGTCGTTCTGGGTTATAAAGAAAG aaAATCATCAAAGTAGAAATTTGAAATGTGCTTCCTGGAGGGAGTTCTTTAATTTCATGAAGTGGTCCATTCCAGCCTTTCTTTATTTCCTGGATAATTTGATTGTCTTCTATGTCCTTTCCTATCTTCAACCT gCCATGGCTGTTATCTTCTCGAATTTTAGCATTATAACAACGGCTCTTCTATTCAGGATAGTACTGAA GAGACATCTAAACTGGATACAATGGGCTTCCCTCGTCAttctatttttgtgtattgtgGCCCTTACTGCTGGGACCAAAACGTCGCAGCATAACCTAGCAGGACATGGATTTCACCACGACGCCTTCTTCAGCCCATCCAATTCCTGCCTTGTTTTCAGAAGTGAGTGTCCCAGAAAAGACAATTGCACAGCGAAGGAGTGGACTTTTTCTGACTCTAAGTGGAATGCCACAGTCAGGGTTTTCAGTCACATTCGTCTCGGCTTGGGCCATGTCCTTATTATAGTCCAGTGTTTTACTTCTTCAATGGCCAATATCTATAGTGAAAAGATATTGAAGGAGGGGAAGCAGCTCACTGAAAATATCTTCATACAGAACAGCAAACTCTATTTCTTTGGCATTCTTTTTAATGGGCTTACCCTGGGCCTTCAGAGCAGTAAACGTGATCAGATTAAGAACTGTGGGTTTTTCTATGGCCACAATGCGTTTTCACTAGCCCTTATTTTTGTAACTGCATTCCAGGGCCTCTCGGTGGCTTTTATTCTGAAGTTTTTGGATAACATGTTCCATGTCTTGATGGCCCAGGTCACCACTGTCATTATCACAACAGTGTCTGTCCTGGTCTTTGACTTCAGGCCCTCTTTGGAGTTTTTCTTAGAAGCCCCATCAGCTCTTCTGGCTGTGTTTATTTATAATGCCAGCAAGTCCCGAGATATGGAATATCGACCTAGGCAAGAAAGGATCCGAGATCTACGTGGCCATCTTTGGGAGCGCTCCAGTGGG GATGGAGAAGAACTGGAAAGACTTACCAAACCCAAGAATGCCATTGAGTCAGATGAAGATACTTTCTAA
- the SLC35A5 gene encoding probable UDP-sugar transporter protein SLC35A5 isoform X3 encodes MESKCCGHPMLCSLSTMYTFLLGTIFIALSSSRILLVKYSANEENKYDYLPTTVNVCSELVKLVFCVLVSFWVIKKENHQSRNLKCASWREFFNFMKWSIPAFLYFLDNLIVFYVLSYLQPAMAVIFSNFSIITTALLFRIVLKRHLNWIQWASLVILFLCIVALTAGTKTSQHNLAGHGFHHDAFFSPSNSCLVFRKAPSALLAVFIYNASKSRDMEYRPRQERIRDLRGHLWERSSGDGEELERLTKPKNAIESDEDTF; translated from the exons ATGGAAAGCAAGTGCTGTGGTCATCCCATGTTATGCTCCTTGTCAACAATGTATACATTCTTGCTAGGGACCATATTTATTGCTTTAAGCTCAAGTCGCATCCTATTGGTAAAATATTCAGCCAATGAAG AGAACAAATATGATTATCTTCCAACTACTGTGAATGTGTGCTCAGAACTAGTGAAGCTGGTTTTCTGTGTGCTTGTGTCGTTCTGGGTTATAAAGAAAG aaAATCATCAAAGTAGAAATTTGAAATGTGCTTCCTGGAGGGAGTTCTTTAATTTCATGAAGTGGTCCATTCCAGCCTTTCTTTATTTCCTGGATAATTTGATTGTCTTCTATGTCCTTTCCTATCTTCAACCT gCCATGGCTGTTATCTTCTCGAATTTTAGCATTATAACAACGGCTCTTCTATTCAGGATAGTACTGAA GAGACATCTAAACTGGATACAATGGGCTTCCCTCGTCAttctatttttgtgtattgtgGCCCTTACTGCTGGGACCAAAACGTCGCAGCATAACCTAGCAGGACATGGATTTCACCACGACGCCTTCTTCAGCCCATCCAATTCCTGCCTTGTTTTCAGAA AAGCCCCATCAGCTCTTCTGGCTGTGTTTATTTATAATGCCAGCAAGTCCCGAGATATGGAATATCGACCTAGGCAAGAAAGGATCCGAGATCTACGTGGCCATCTTTGGGAGCGCTCCAGTGGG GATGGAGAAGAACTGGAAAGACTTACCAAACCCAAGAATGCCATTGAGTCAGATGAAGATACTTTCTAA